One window from the genome of Lacerta agilis isolate rLacAgi1 chromosome 16, rLacAgi1.pri, whole genome shotgun sequence encodes:
- the LOC117060664 gene encoding cation-dependent mannose-6-phosphate receptor-like, which translates to MFLAHSCFHAVLLALITSVMAKDNECDLLGEEGSESTKEKKLLERLKPIFGKSFEIEGESEGEKYTYKFRVCQNATNKNNSGLVQINNKQQITVLGRINETHIASGSSWILLTYKGGDPYSTHCGKEQRKAIVMITCNKKTLASGFTMVSEEREKIEECFYLFELESSLACPPEDSHLSIGSILLITLAPLVTVYLIGGFLYQRLLVGAKGMEQFPHLAFWQDLGNLVADGCDFVCRSKPRNVPAAYRGVGDDQLGEESEERDDHLLPM; encoded by the exons ATGTTCCTGGCTCACTCTTGCTTCCATGCTGTGCTGCTAGCCCTCATAACCTCGGTGATGGCAAAGGACAATGAATGTGATCTACTTGGGGAGGAAGGCAGTGAATCcacaaaagaaaagaagctgCTGGAGAGGTTGAAGCCAATTTTCGGCAAAAG TTTTGAAATCGAAGGTGAGAGTGAAGGTGAGAAATACACCTACAAGTTCCGGGTGTGTCAAAATGCTACCAATAAGAACAATTCTGGCCTGGTGCAGATCAACAATAAGCAACAGATAACGGTGTTGGGACGAATCAACGAGACTCATATTGCCAGTGGAA GTTCATGGATTTTACTGACCTATAAGGGGGGAGACCCCTATAGTACCCACTGTGGGAAGGAGCAGAGAAAAGCCATAGTAATGATCACCTGCAACAAGAAGACACTAGCA AGTGGTTTCACCATGGTGTCAGAAGAGCGAGAAAAGATTGAGGAATGCTTCTACCTCTTTGAGTTAGAGAGCAGCTTGGCCTGCCCTCCAGAAGACTCTCACTTAAGTATTGGCTCTATATTGCTCATTAC GCTTGCTCCATTGGTTACAGTGTACCTCATTGGGGGATTTCTTTACCAGCGTCTGCTGGTGGGAGCAAAAGGCATGGAACAATTCCCCCACTTGGCCTTCTGGCAAGATCTGGGCAACCTAGTGGCA GATGGCTGTGATTTTGTGTGCCGGTCGAAACCAAGGAATGTAC